One bacterium DNA window includes the following coding sequences:
- a CDS encoding Rid family detoxifying hydrolase produces MKQEIRSDGAAAPAGPYSQGMRVGNLVFTAGMGPLDPETGKVVGDTIEEQTELTIDNLSAVLEAAGTSLDHAVKATVHLQDLGDFAAFNRVYERRFGDPKPVRTTVGSDLLGIMVEIDLVAVVP; encoded by the coding sequence ATGAAACAAGAAATCCGCAGCGATGGCGCGGCGGCGCCGGCCGGCCCCTACTCGCAGGGTATGCGGGTTGGCAACCTCGTATTCACGGCAGGGATGGGCCCTCTCGACCCGGAGACCGGCAAGGTGGTCGGCGACACCATCGAAGAGCAGACCGAACTAACCATCGACAACCTGAGCGCGGTTCTCGAAGCGGCCGGCACCAGCCTCGACCACGCCGTCAAGGCAACGGTGCACCTGCAGGATCTCGGCGACTTCGCGGCCTTCAACCGCGTCTACGAGCGACGGTTCGGAGACCCCAAGCCGGTCCGCACCACCGTCGGCAGCGACCTGCTCGGCATCATGGTCGAGATCGACCTGGTAGCCGTCGTCCCCTAG
- a CDS encoding DUF4143 domain-containing protein → MLADPGYATPERVYLDRIVDAEVPVALGSAGAVLIEGPKGCGKTWTGQRFARSEIMLEERPDLWDIASQVPDLLLDGATPRLLDEWQRVPELWHLMRASCDRRGRPGQFILTGSAVPADELTRHSGAGRVSRVRMRPMSLTESGLSEPVVSLGGLLEGRTPPAAESPVSVTTLVEVACRGGWPRLVGAPITEARRFTRDYLGDICRVDISAVDGIRRSPTRVMRLLRSLARNVATTAGCRKLASETGGDTPVDRTTVKTYLDALSRLFVVEDLPAWNTHLRSRTILIRSPKRHFVDPSLAAAALGVGPERYLSDLGAFGFLFESMVVRDLRIYAQAHDADVYHYRDTYGLEADAIIETGDGRWIAVEVKLGGISSIDSASAALLKLRDRVSKERAATLARLMVVTGGRYCYQRPDGVAVVPLACLGP, encoded by the coding sequence GTGCTCGCAGATCCAGGCTACGCCACTCCAGAGCGGGTGTATCTGGATCGAATCGTAGACGCCGAGGTTCCGGTGGCGTTGGGCTCCGCGGGGGCAGTGCTGATCGAAGGTCCGAAGGGGTGCGGCAAGACTTGGACCGGTCAGCGCTTCGCCCGGAGCGAGATCATGCTGGAGGAACGCCCCGATCTCTGGGACATCGCTTCCCAGGTGCCGGACCTCCTGCTCGATGGCGCAACGCCCCGCCTGCTCGACGAGTGGCAGCGTGTCCCGGAGCTGTGGCACCTGATGCGCGCTTCGTGTGACCGGCGCGGTCGGCCTGGCCAATTCATTCTCACCGGGTCCGCAGTTCCGGCTGACGAACTCACCCGCCACTCGGGCGCCGGACGGGTGAGTCGTGTCCGCATGCGCCCTATGTCGCTCACCGAAAGCGGACTATCCGAACCGGTCGTGTCCCTGGGTGGGTTGCTGGAGGGTCGGACACCTCCCGCCGCGGAGTCGCCCGTCAGCGTCACCACCCTCGTGGAGGTCGCATGCAGGGGTGGCTGGCCTCGACTGGTCGGCGCGCCGATCACCGAAGCCCGCCGCTTCACTCGCGATTACCTGGGTGATATCTGCCGCGTCGACATCTCCGCGGTGGACGGAATCCGCCGCAGTCCCACGCGAGTCATGCGCCTGTTGCGGTCACTCGCTCGGAACGTGGCCACTACCGCGGGGTGCCGGAAGCTGGCTTCGGAGACAGGCGGCGACACTCCGGTGGACCGCACCACCGTCAAGACCTATCTGGATGCGTTGAGCCGCTTGTTCGTCGTCGAGGACCTACCGGCCTGGAACACGCATCTCAGGTCTAGGACGATCCTGATCCGCTCCCCGAAACGCCACTTCGTCGATCCGTCCCTGGCGGCGGCGGCGCTCGGAGTCGGCCCGGAACGGTACTTAAGTGACCTGGGCGCCTTCGGTTTCCTCTTCGAGTCCATGGTCGTCCGTGACCTACGCATCTACGCCCAGGCTCACGATGCCGACGTCTACCACTACCGGGACACCTACGGATTGGAGGCCGACGCCATCATCGAGACCGGAGACGGCCGGTGGATCGCCGTCGAGGTCAAGCTCGGGGGTATCTCCTCCATCGATAGCGCGTCCGCGGCGTTGCTGAAGCTAAGAGACCGCGTATCTAAGGAACGAGCGGCGACGCTAGCCCGGTTGATGGTCGTCACCGGCGGCCGGTACTGCTATCAACGTCCTGACGGGGTGGCGGTCGTGCCTTTGGCATGCCTAGGCCCCTGA
- a CDS encoding adenosylhomocysteinase yields MVSERAAAEGRIAWARRRMPVLGKALAELAQDQVFDGLTIGFRLHLEPKTAVLVEGLLAAGARVVAMGNEGTTQFGTAEALADRGCTVLDRPGDGEDAVRGHLGRIAAAGPDLVLDNGTELIEACIRSGRLPEGATEETTSGAFRLRERLSGAVTFPVIVINDSPLKAIVENKHGVGESVVDAIVRATNMSLHKKRVVVFGYGWCGRGIALYARRRGADVTAVETDPVKALEAAMDGFDVAGADEAVRTADVVITATGRERVVSYELMETMRDGALLANAGHTDAEIDVLRLEREAPSQVVAPSLDAHELPGGRTVFLLAQGRIVNLAAAGGIGNPIEAMDLGLTLQARSLAALATSGSEFRPGPQPVPRLINEQTATSMLESMRQAPARLSPPLPGDSDG; encoded by the coding sequence GTGGTGAGTGAGCGGGCGGCCGCCGAAGGGCGGATCGCCTGGGCCAGGAGGCGGATGCCGGTGCTGGGGAAGGCTCTGGCCGAGCTGGCGCAGGATCAGGTGTTCGACGGGCTGACGATCGGGTTCCGGCTTCATCTGGAGCCCAAGACGGCGGTGCTGGTCGAGGGGTTGCTGGCCGCCGGTGCCAGGGTGGTGGCCATGGGCAACGAGGGCACCACCCAGTTCGGCACTGCCGAGGCTCTTGCCGATCGGGGTTGTACGGTGCTTGACCGGCCTGGCGATGGTGAGGACGCGGTCCGAGGTCATCTCGGCCGGATTGCCGCAGCAGGCCCCGATCTGGTGTTGGACAACGGCACCGAGTTGATCGAGGCATGCATTCGCTCCGGCCGGTTACCGGAGGGGGCCACCGAAGAGACCACTTCGGGGGCTTTCCGGCTGCGCGAGAGGTTGTCCGGGGCTGTGACGTTCCCTGTCATCGTGATCAACGACAGCCCGTTGAAGGCGATCGTGGAGAACAAGCACGGGGTGGGTGAGTCGGTGGTGGACGCCATCGTGCGGGCCACGAACATGTCGCTGCACAAGAAGCGGGTGGTGGTGTTCGGCTACGGATGGTGTGGCCGGGGAATCGCCCTCTATGCCCGCCGCCGGGGCGCCGATGTAACCGCGGTGGAGACCGACCCGGTCAAGGCGCTGGAGGCTGCCATGGACGGCTTCGACGTGGCCGGTGCGGACGAAGCGGTCAGAACCGCCGACGTGGTCATCACTGCTACTGGGCGCGAGCGGGTGGTGAGCTACGAACTGATGGAGACGATGCGCGATGGTGCCCTTCTGGCCAACGCCGGCCACACCGATGCCGAGATCGACGTGCTCCGCCTGGAGCGAGAGGCTCCTAGCCAGGTGGTGGCCCCGTCGCTGGACGCTCACGAGTTGCCCGGCGGTCGAACCGTGTTCCTGCTGGCCCAGGGCCGCATCGTCAATCTTGCGGCCGCCGGGGGAATTGGCAACCCCATCGAGGCCATGGATCTCGGGCTCACCCTGCAGGCCCGGTCGCTTGCCGCCCTGGCCACTTCCGGTAGCGAGTTCCGACCGGGTCCCCAGCCGGTGCCCCGGTTGATCAACGAGCAGACAGCCACCTCCATGCTCGAGTCCATGCGCCAGGCACCGGCCCGGCTCTCGCCTCCGTTACCTGGGGATTCCGATGGTTGA
- a CDS encoding alcohol dehydrogenase catalytic domain-containing protein: MADTSLRQPPRTMTAAELSRDRTLRLARRSLPEPPSGWVVVRVAAAGVCGTELHFLEGLLDPGGQPRVLGHEVAGTVCDPATDAGVRGQRAAIYNVVNCRACRYCRSNRDRLCERSNGMIGFTVDGGFAEYVAVPEANLVPLPETVTFEAGAVLACSGMTAVHAVRLAGIGIGDPVVVNGVGGVGLMLIQVAALAGAAVLAVADDPAKLDLARSLGARAGILIDHPQGYEDLDRQARRLLGRAPDAFFETVGTRETMHAGFSCLAPAGAFIQIGYTSQPLDIHPGALIRNELRILTSAAGSKNDLETAIALAAQGQLKTVIANRTGLDGLEAAILSLKDRRVLGRNVVTLA, from the coding sequence ATGGCGGACACCTCTCTGCGGCAGCCTCCCAGGACGATGACGGCTGCGGAACTTAGCCGCGATCGAACCCTGCGGCTGGCGCGCCGGTCACTGCCCGAGCCGCCGAGCGGTTGGGTTGTCGTCCGGGTCGCCGCCGCCGGTGTCTGCGGGACGGAACTCCACTTCCTCGAAGGCCTCCTCGACCCGGGAGGCCAACCGCGAGTACTCGGACACGAAGTAGCGGGAACCGTGTGCGATCCGGCGACCGATGCCGGGGTTCGGGGCCAGCGGGCGGCCATATACAACGTGGTCAACTGCCGAGCCTGCCGCTACTGCCGTTCGAACCGGGATCGCCTGTGCGAACGCTCGAACGGCATGATCGGCTTCACCGTCGATGGAGGCTTTGCCGAATACGTGGCCGTCCCGGAGGCTAACCTCGTTCCTCTGCCCGAGACTGTCACCTTCGAGGCGGGGGCGGTGCTCGCCTGCAGTGGGATGACCGCGGTTCACGCCGTCCGCCTGGCCGGAATCGGGATCGGAGATCCCGTGGTGGTGAACGGCGTCGGAGGGGTCGGTCTGATGCTCATCCAGGTGGCGGCGCTAGCCGGCGCCGCCGTCCTTGCGGTGGCGGACGACCCCGCCAAGCTGGATCTGGCACGGAGCCTCGGTGCGCGGGCAGGGATCCTGATCGACCATCCGCAAGGTTACGAGGATCTGGACCGGCAAGCCCGCCGGCTACTGGGCCGTGCACCGGACGCGTTCTTCGAGACAGTCGGGACGAGAGAAACGATGCACGCCGGGTTCAGCTGCCTGGCCCCCGCCGGCGCCTTCATCCAGATCGGATACACGAGCCAGCCCCTGGATATCCACCCGGGAGCCCTGATCAGGAACGAACTCCGTATCCTGACCTCGGCCGCCGGCTCCAAGAACGACCTAGAGACTGCCATCGCGCTGGCCGCACAAGGCCAACTGAAGACCGTAATCGCCAACCGAACCGGCCTCGACGGGCTCGAGGCCGCCATCCTCAGCCTGAAAGACCGCCGCGTCCTGGGCAGGAACGTGGTGACGCTGGCGTGA
- the hutH gene encoding histidine ammonia-lyase gives MTLSLDGPGVTLSDVVDVARRGVEVRLTNAALKRMSSARSIVEHLAEGDPAYGVTTGFGALATTTIPAERRADLQRSLIRSHAAGMGPPVETEVVRAMMFLRARTLALGYSGARPVVAEGLVRLLNAGIVPRVPEYGSLGASGDLAPLAHVGLVLMGEGEVVTGGGSTRAADVLAREGIAPVVLAEKEGLALTNGTDGILGMLCLAIYDAEFLLADADIVAALTVEGLLATDRAFAADLQALRPHPGQATSAANLRNILAGSPIVASHRSGDLRVQDAYSVRCTPQVHGAARDTLGFVTEVAWRELESAIDNPMVLPDGRVESCGNFHGAPVALAADYLAIALAEVGAIAERRLDRLLDHNRSHGLAPFLADDPGVDSGLMIGQYTAAAMCAENRRLAAPASVDSYPTSAMQEDHVSMGWSAARKLRLVIENVRRILAIEWVTAARAVELRAPLEPAAGTAAAVRLLRSCVPGPGPDRILSPELAAAEELLKREALVDAVEAVVGPVA, from the coding sequence ATGACGTTGAGTCTTGATGGCCCTGGAGTGACCCTTTCGGATGTGGTCGATGTTGCCCGCCGAGGGGTGGAAGTACGCCTTACGAATGCAGCGTTGAAGCGCATGAGCAGCGCTCGCTCCATCGTCGAACACCTGGCGGAGGGTGACCCGGCATACGGAGTCACGACCGGGTTCGGTGCTCTGGCGACCACCACGATTCCCGCTGAACGAAGGGCCGACCTGCAGCGTTCGCTGATCCGTTCCCACGCAGCGGGGATGGGGCCTCCTGTGGAAACCGAAGTGGTCAGGGCCATGATGTTCCTGCGGGCTCGTACCTTGGCGCTCGGGTACTCGGGCGCACGGCCGGTAGTCGCCGAGGGTCTCGTCCGCCTGCTGAATGCCGGGATCGTCCCCAGGGTGCCGGAGTATGGCTCCCTCGGGGCGAGCGGGGACCTGGCCCCGCTGGCCCACGTCGGCTTGGTCCTCATGGGTGAGGGTGAGGTGGTTACCGGCGGCGGATCCACCCGCGCCGCCGATGTCCTGGCGCGAGAGGGGATCGCGCCGGTGGTGCTGGCCGAGAAAGAGGGCTTGGCGCTCACCAACGGCACCGACGGCATCCTGGGAATGCTCTGCCTTGCGATATACGATGCCGAGTTCCTGCTCGCCGACGCCGACATCGTGGCGGCGCTCACCGTCGAGGGTCTCCTGGCCACCGACCGGGCATTCGCAGCCGACCTTCAGGCACTGAGGCCACATCCGGGACAGGCGACGAGCGCTGCCAACCTGCGCAACATCCTGGCCGGATCCCCGATCGTCGCCAGTCACCGCAGTGGCGACCTCCGGGTTCAGGACGCGTACTCGGTGCGCTGCACGCCGCAGGTTCACGGCGCGGCTCGTGACACGCTCGGTTTCGTGACGGAGGTCGCCTGGAGGGAACTCGAGTCTGCCATCGACAATCCGATGGTCCTGCCGGACGGACGGGTCGAGTCGTGCGGCAACTTCCACGGGGCCCCGGTCGCTCTGGCCGCCGACTACCTGGCGATCGCCCTGGCCGAGGTGGGGGCGATCGCCGAGCGGCGCCTGGACCGCCTGCTCGATCACAACCGCTCGCATGGCCTGGCACCCTTCCTCGCGGACGATCCCGGCGTCGACAGCGGTCTCATGATCGGCCAGTACACCGCGGCCGCCATGTGCGCCGAGAACCGGCGCCTGGCCGCCCCCGCCTCGGTCGACTCCTACCCCACCTCCGCCATGCAGGAGGATCACGTCTCGATGGGCTGGTCCGCGGCCCGCAAGCTCCGCCTGGTGATCGAGAACGTACGCCGTATCCTGGCAATCGAGTGGGTCACCGCCGCAAGGGCCGTGGAACTCCGCGCACCCCTGGAGCCGGCGGCCGGCACCGCCGCGGCCGTCAGGCTGTTGCGAAGCTGCGTGCCAGGACCAGGCCCGGATCGCATCCTGTCACCGGAACTCGCCGCAGCTGAGGAACTTCTCAAGCGGGAGGCCCTGGTGGATGCGGTCGAGGCCGTGGTAGGCCCGGTCGCTTGA
- a CDS encoding AAA family ATPase — protein sequence MPKLKGSRYEPLYAAAQAWVEAALEGDGSLFTSGTEIWSRRRIDEIRRRFVEGADEGSDSFQTKLQRQLEGADDAVVELMAEMLYVHFLAVGERGMRSTTKRSRIEQVLTWSSRPVQLPHQLEAALHGFDWYLSTRQQFRAIRFLIRFAERWKTQNSGQRQNLLRDPWQFKEMLWGVPVDSAYMQRNALLHLVHPDTFEPISMDQAKRRVAKSFSKYVSAPNDDVDRQLVQIRAALSPEYGPEFDIWRILEQSESPPEPPEPRAPTTLPDLAESLFIGVEYLNRIVLLLEHRRQVIFYGPPGTGKTYVARKLAVHLAGDKERVDLVQFHPSYAYEDFVEGYRPAPVEGGMGGFELREGPLKRIARAAKNAPDRTFVLIIDEINRGNLSKVLGELYFLLEYRDEKISLQYSNDPFSLPDNLRIIGTMNTADRSIALVDSALRRRFHFSPFFPDEPPIEGLVERWLKAKKPEMTWVAEVVDLANQKLGRRHTAIGPSHFMDEDLDKEWVELIWEHSVLPYIAEQFFGEEDRLPDFHLDKLRREATPTADGGDAADVGEQDSLDA from the coding sequence ATGCCCAAACTCAAAGGTAGCCGGTACGAACCGTTGTATGCCGCAGCGCAAGCTTGGGTCGAGGCCGCTCTTGAGGGCGACGGTTCGCTGTTCACGTCAGGGACCGAGATCTGGTCACGACGTCGGATCGACGAGATCCGTCGTCGATTCGTTGAGGGAGCGGATGAGGGTAGCGACTCCTTCCAGACCAAGCTGCAAAGACAACTCGAGGGCGCTGACGACGCGGTGGTCGAACTAATGGCCGAGATGCTTTATGTCCACTTTCTGGCAGTCGGCGAGCGGGGGATGCGGAGCACCACCAAGAGAAGTCGAATCGAGCAGGTATTGACCTGGTCGTCGCGACCGGTGCAACTGCCCCATCAACTGGAGGCGGCGCTGCATGGCTTCGACTGGTACCTCAGCACTCGCCAACAGTTTCGGGCCATCCGGTTTCTAATCCGGTTCGCTGAACGTTGGAAGACACAGAACTCCGGGCAGCGTCAGAACCTGCTCCGAGACCCCTGGCAGTTCAAGGAGATGCTGTGGGGGGTCCCGGTGGATTCCGCCTACATGCAGCGCAACGCGCTTCTCCACTTGGTCCATCCCGACACCTTCGAGCCGATCTCGATGGACCAGGCGAAAAGAAGAGTCGCCAAATCCTTCAGCAAATATGTCTCGGCACCCAACGACGATGTCGACCGGCAACTCGTGCAGATACGGGCCGCTCTCTCCCCGGAGTACGGACCGGAATTCGACATCTGGAGAATCCTAGAGCAGTCAGAATCGCCTCCAGAGCCTCCCGAGCCCCGGGCGCCTACGACCCTGCCTGACTTGGCAGAGAGTCTGTTCATAGGAGTGGAGTATCTGAACCGTATCGTGCTTCTTCTGGAACATCGCCGCCAGGTCATCTTCTACGGACCCCCGGGGACAGGAAAGACGTATGTGGCCCGCAAGCTGGCTGTCCACCTCGCCGGTGACAAGGAGCGAGTTGATTTGGTGCAGTTCCACCCCTCCTACGCATACGAGGACTTCGTAGAGGGATACCGTCCCGCTCCGGTCGAAGGCGGGATGGGCGGGTTCGAACTTCGAGAGGGCCCGCTCAAGCGGATCGCCCGTGCGGCCAAGAATGCACCGGACCGGACGTTCGTGTTGATTATCGACGAGATCAACCGGGGGAACCTGAGCAAGGTGCTCGGTGAGCTCTACTTCCTGTTGGAGTACCGGGATGAGAAGATCAGCTTGCAGTATTCGAATGATCCGTTCTCGTTACCGGACAACCTGCGGATCATCGGCACGATGAACACTGCCGACCGTTCGATCGCGCTGGTCGACTCGGCTCTCCGTAGGCGCTTCCACTTCTCTCCGTTCTTTCCTGATGAACCACCCATCGAAGGTCTGGTGGAGCGGTGGCTGAAGGCGAAGAAGCCCGAGATGACCTGGGTGGCCGAGGTGGTGGATCTGGCTAACCAGAAGCTGGGCCGGCGTCACACCGCTATCGGTCCGAGCCACTTCATGGATGAGGACCTCGACAAAGAGTGGGTCGAGTTGATCTGGGAGCACTCGGTTCTTCCGTACATCGCTGAGCAGTTCTTCGGCGAAGAGGACCGGCTACCGGACTTCCACTTGGACAAGCTGCGGCGCGAAGCTACCCCCACCGCCGACGGAGGAGATGCCGCAGACGTGGGGGAGCAGGATTCGCTAGATGCTTGA
- a CDS encoding helix-turn-helix domain-containing protein, whose translation MTVTRTESTSRGGSTLHASRSAGRVLRLLDTVVTGGSVALTDAAAETGIPISTALRHLRVLTGHGYLVRNDLGRYSVGPSFVRIALAAFQSGPYARLTAAAQPALQHLAEVTEESAYLAVRDGTEAVYIATVESRRAIRHVGWVGKSVPIEGTAVGEALTSKDIRFGKRPAPFFNTGAIEPDVTAVVAPIQWSMGIAGAFSVLGPAERMVGDRLDLITEAVVEAAVETSLALLPR comes from the coding sequence GTGACCGTCACACGAACAGAATCCACAAGCCGAGGCGGGTCGACGCTGCATGCATCGCGGTCCGCGGGGAGGGTCCTTCGCCTGCTCGACACGGTGGTGACCGGGGGATCGGTCGCCTTGACCGACGCTGCCGCGGAGACCGGCATACCGATCAGCACCGCCCTTCGCCACCTTCGGGTCCTGACCGGCCATGGTTATCTGGTGCGAAATGACCTGGGTAGGTATTCGGTCGGGCCGAGTTTCGTGCGGATAGCGCTCGCCGCCTTCCAGTCGGGTCCGTACGCCCGACTGACCGCGGCGGCCCAGCCGGCCCTTCAGCACTTGGCGGAGGTGACCGAAGAGTCCGCCTACCTGGCGGTCAGGGACGGGACCGAGGCCGTCTACATCGCTACGGTCGAGAGCCGGCGAGCCATCCGCCATGTCGGATGGGTGGGCAAGTCGGTGCCCATCGAAGGTACGGCGGTGGGGGAGGCTCTGACGAGCAAGGACATCCGGTTCGGCAAGCGCCCTGCGCCCTTCTTCAATACCGGCGCTATCGAACCGGACGTGACCGCGGTGGTCGCACCCATCCAGTGGTCGATGGGGATCGCAGGCGCCTTCTCGGTGCTGGGCCCCGCCGAGCGGATGGTCGGAGATCGCCTCGATCTCATCACCGAGGCCGTAGTAGAAGCCGCTGTGGAGACCTCGCTCGCCCTCCTGCCACGGTAA
- the hutU gene encoding urocanate hydratase: MTANRKPSTGAPTGGVRAPTGTGLTCRGWPQEAAFRMLQNNLDPEVAERPDDLVVYGGTGRAARSWDAYRAMIRTLTSLAGDETMLVQSGKPVGVLRTHEWAPRVLIANSNLVPDWAHWDEFRRLEHLGLTMYGQMTAGSWIYIGTQGILQGTYECFAAIARKRFGGSLAGTLTVTAGLGGMGGAQPLAITMNDGVALCIEVDPDRAERRVETRYLDVVAHSYADALRLCTEAVAARRPLSVGLVGNAADLVPQLLADGVAADIVTDQTSAHDPLTYVPNGLSLDEATELRDAKPDEYVGRSRAAMAAHVEAMVGFLDAGAEVFDYGNSLRAEAELGGYDRAFAYPGFLPAYIRPLFCEGKGPFRWVALSGDPADIEATDRAVLEEFPDDEGLARWIRLAGERVAFQGLPARICWLGYGERHRLGLRFNDMVRSGELKAPIVIGRDHLDSGSVASPYRETEDMADGSDAIADWPLLNALVNTASGAAWVSIHHGGGVGIGRSIHAGQVCLADGTDLGAEKLERVLLNDPATGVMRHVDAGYELAARVASDRGVRVPMAETRPR; the protein is encoded by the coding sequence ATGACGGCAAACAGGAAACCCAGCACAGGCGCGCCGACCGGAGGTGTCCGCGCTCCCACCGGCACCGGTCTGACCTGTCGCGGCTGGCCGCAGGAAGCCGCCTTCCGCATGCTGCAGAACAACCTCGATCCCGAGGTCGCCGAACGTCCTGACGACCTCGTGGTCTACGGCGGTACCGGCCGCGCGGCCAGATCGTGGGACGCGTACCGCGCCATGATCCGGACCCTCACTTCCCTCGCCGGCGACGAGACGATGCTCGTCCAGTCCGGGAAACCCGTGGGAGTCCTCCGCACCCACGAATGGGCACCGCGAGTGTTGATCGCAAACTCCAACCTCGTCCCCGACTGGGCCCACTGGGACGAGTTCCGGCGCCTAGAACACCTCGGACTGACGATGTACGGGCAGATGACGGCCGGGTCGTGGATATACATCGGCACCCAGGGGATCCTGCAGGGCACCTACGAGTGCTTCGCCGCCATCGCGCGGAAGCGATTCGGCGGTTCCCTGGCCGGAACCCTCACCGTCACCGCCGGGCTGGGAGGGATGGGTGGCGCCCAACCCCTGGCCATCACGATGAACGACGGGGTGGCCCTGTGCATCGAGGTCGACCCCGACCGGGCGGAACGCCGCGTCGAGACCCGGTACCTCGACGTCGTGGCCCACAGCTACGCGGACGCCCTGCGCCTCTGTACGGAGGCAGTTGCAGCCCGCCGGCCCCTTTCGGTGGGGTTGGTCGGGAACGCGGCGGATCTGGTGCCACAACTCCTGGCCGACGGAGTCGCCGCCGACATAGTGACCGATCAGACCTCCGCTCACGATCCGCTGACCTACGTCCCCAATGGCCTGTCTCTCGACGAGGCCACCGAACTCCGGGACGCCAAACCCGACGAGTACGTCGGGCGCTCCCGCGCCGCCATGGCTGCCCACGTCGAGGCCATGGTCGGCTTCCTCGACGCGGGGGCGGAGGTGTTCGACTACGGAAACAGCCTGCGGGCCGAGGCCGAACTCGGCGGATACGACCGGGCGTTCGCCTATCCGGGTTTCCTGCCCGCCTACATACGGCCCCTCTTCTGCGAGGGCAAGGGACCATTCCGCTGGGTGGCGCTCTCGGGTGACCCGGCAGACATCGAGGCAACCGACCGGGCTGTACTCGAGGAGTTCCCCGACGACGAGGGCCTCGCACGTTGGATCAGGCTGGCCGGGGAAAGGGTTGCTTTCCAGGGGCTTCCCGCCCGGATCTGCTGGCTGGGCTACGGCGAGCGCCACCGGCTGGGGTTGCGGTTCAACGACATGGTCCGCTCCGGCGAGTTGAAGGCCCCGATTGTGATCGGGCGCGATCACCTCGACTCCGGATCGGTCGCCTCGCCCTACCGCGAAACCGAGGACATGGCGGACGGCAGCGATGCCATCGCAGACTGGCCGCTTCTCAACGCGCTGGTCAACACGGCCTCGGGCGCAGCATGGGTCAGCATCCACCACGGTGGAGGGGTCGGGATCGGCCGGTCGATACATGCCGGACAGGTGTGCCTCGCCGACGGCACCGACCTGGGAGCCGAGAAACTGGAGCGGGTGCTTCTCAACGATCCAGCGACCGGAGTCATGCGCCACGTGGACGCCGGTTACGAGTTGGCCGCGCGGGTGGCCTCCGACCGGGGAGTACGCGTACCGATGGCGGAGACGAGACCTCGATAG
- a CDS encoding PaREP1 family protein — translation MTTKIRYYNVTGREYLTKVHTYLAEDDLLQASEKGWGAAAQMVKSVAEAGGWPHNGHHELWRAVNLIVDQTGDRDIRTAFAAAAALHTNFYEGWLPRETVEHYLAQVDELVSKLEGLSS, via the coding sequence ATGACAACTAAGATACGGTATTACAACGTCACCGGACGGGAATACCTCACCAAAGTACACACCTACCTGGCCGAAGACGACCTGTTACAGGCTTCGGAGAAGGGCTGGGGTGCTGCTGCCCAGATGGTCAAAAGCGTCGCCGAGGCCGGGGGTTGGCCCCACAATGGCCATCACGAGCTCTGGCGCGCTGTCAACCTAATTGTCGACCAGACCGGGGATCGCGACATACGAACCGCCTTCGCAGCGGCCGCAGCCCTGCACACCAACTTCTACGAAGGCTGGCTGCCGCGCGAGACCGTCGAGCACTACCTCGCCCAGGTCGACGAACTGGTGTCGAAGTTGGAGGGCCTTTCGTCCTAG